A single window of Pectobacterium parmentieri DNA harbors:
- the speG gene encoding spermidine N1-acetyltransferase, translating to MSGTSNFVRLRPLERDDLTFVHQLDNNASVMRYWFEEPYEAFVELSDLYDKHIHDQSERRFIIEHEQTKVGLVELVEINHIHRRAEFQIIIDPAYQGRGYASVAAKLAMDYGFSVLNLYKLYLIVDKENNKAIHIYSKLGFEVEGELIHEFFINGEYRNTIRMCIFQHQYLAKHKTVTGTGGEAPGSSISQ from the coding sequence ATGTCCGGTACGAGCAATTTCGTTCGGCTACGACCGCTGGAGCGAGACGATCTCACTTTTGTTCACCAATTAGATAATAACGCCAGTGTGATGCGTTATTGGTTTGAAGAGCCTTACGAGGCCTTTGTCGAACTCAGCGATCTGTACGACAAACATATTCATGACCAGAGCGAGCGACGCTTCATTATTGAACATGAGCAGACCAAGGTCGGTCTGGTTGAGCTGGTGGAGATTAACCATATCCACCGGCGTGCAGAATTTCAGATCATCATCGATCCGGCTTATCAAGGTCGCGGCTACGCCAGCGTGGCGGCCAAGCTGGCAATGGATTATGGCTTTTCGGTATTGAATCTGTACAAGCTGTATTTGATTGTGGACAAGGAAAACAACAAAGCGATCCACATCTACAGCAAGCTGGGATTTGAGGTAGAAGGCGAACTGATCCACGAGTTCTTCATCAACGGTGAATATCGCAACACGATCCGCATGTGCATTTTCCAACATCAATATCTGGCGAAGCACAAAACCGTGACAGGAACCGGCGGCGAAGCACCGGGAAGTTCTATCAGCCAGTAA
- the ybbA gene encoding putative ABC transporter ATP-binding protein YbbA — MFAKTSPASATPSKTAHVENILEVHHLSKHVGQGENRLSILTGVELIVKPAQTIALIGESGSGKSTLLGILAGLDDGTEGDVSLMGKSLNTLDEEGRAALRAQHVGFVFQSFMLVPTLNALENVQLPALLRGESDSHSRGQAEQLLQQLGLGERLHHLPAQLSGGEQQRVALARAFSGRPNVLFADEPTGNLDRKTGERIVDLLFSLNRDYATTLILVTHDEQLAARCERRLRLVDGKLREDA, encoded by the coding sequence ATGTTTGCGAAGACCAGCCCAGCGAGTGCTACGCCAAGCAAAACTGCGCACGTAGAAAACATTCTTGAAGTTCATCATCTTAGTAAGCACGTTGGTCAAGGAGAGAATCGGCTTTCCATCCTTACCGGAGTTGAGCTTATTGTCAAACCTGCGCAGACAATTGCCCTGATTGGTGAATCGGGTTCGGGGAAATCAACGTTGCTGGGGATCCTGGCCGGGCTGGATGATGGCACCGAAGGCGATGTTAGCCTGATGGGCAAATCGCTCAATACTCTGGACGAAGAAGGTCGTGCCGCGCTGCGTGCCCAGCATGTCGGTTTTGTTTTTCAGTCTTTCATGCTGGTGCCGACGCTGAATGCGCTGGAGAACGTGCAATTACCCGCGCTGTTGCGCGGCGAAAGCGATAGCCACAGCCGTGGGCAGGCTGAGCAACTTCTGCAACAGCTTGGGTTGGGTGAGCGCTTACACCATCTTCCCGCCCAACTTTCCGGCGGTGAACAGCAGCGTGTAGCGTTGGCGCGCGCGTTTAGCGGCCGCCCTAACGTGTTGTTTGCCGATGAGCCAACTGGAAATCTGGATCGTAAAACTGGTGAACGCATCGTTGATTTACTGTTTTCTCTCAATCGCGATTATGCCACCACGTTGATTTTGGTGACGCACGATGAGCAACTGGCGGCACGCTGTGAGCGACGTTTGCGGTTAGTTGATGGCAAATTGCGGGAGGACGCATGA
- the purN gene encoding phosphoribosylglycinamide formyltransferase: MKNIVVLISGHGSNLQALIDACKNGRLKGKIAAVFSNNAEAYGLERAQNAEIPTCVLNPEDFADRAAFDAALANEIEQYQPALVILAGYMRILSPEFVATFAGKMLNIHPSLLPKYPGLHTHRKALENGDNEHGTSVHFVTDELDGGPLILQAKVPVFTDDTEESLSERVKTHEHTIYPMVINWFLNGRLVMRDNEAWLDSVRIPPQGYAA, from the coding sequence ATGAAAAACATCGTTGTGCTGATTTCAGGTCATGGAAGCAACTTACAGGCGTTGATTGACGCCTGTAAAAACGGACGCCTTAAAGGGAAGATTGCCGCCGTATTCAGTAATAATGCGGAGGCTTATGGACTAGAACGTGCGCAGAATGCTGAGATCCCTACGTGCGTCCTGAATCCTGAAGATTTTGCCGACCGTGCCGCATTTGATGCCGCATTAGCAAACGAAATTGAACAGTATCAACCGGCGCTCGTGATCTTAGCAGGCTACATGCGGATTCTTAGCCCGGAATTTGTTGCAACGTTTGCAGGCAAAATGTTGAACATTCACCCTTCTCTGCTGCCCAAATATCCTGGCCTGCATACGCACCGCAAGGCGCTGGAAAATGGCGATAATGAACACGGCACGTCCGTGCATTTTGTCACCGATGAACTGGACGGCGGCCCGTTGATTCTGCAAGCGAAGGTGCCTGTATTTACTGACGATACGGAAGAAAGTCTAAGTGAACGCGTTAAGACGCACGAGCACACGATTTATCCGATGGTCATTAACTGGTTCCTGAACGGCAGGCTGGTGATGCGTGATAATGAGGCCTGGTTGGATAGCGTGCGAATTCCTCCACAGGGTTATGCCGCCTAG
- the tesA gene encoding multifunctional acyl-CoA thioesterase I/protease I/lysophospholipase L1, with amino-acid sequence MMNFKNVFYVRSFAWRSTRWAGLRKHVFVLLLLGLCSARAFAADTLLILGDSLSAGYQMPAANAWPTLLNTQWQTQKKGIAVVNASISGDTTAQGLVRLPNLLKQHQPRWVLIELGGNDGLRGFPAQNIEQDLAKIITLVKQANAQPLLMQVRLPTNYGRRYTESFSNIYPKLAEQFTLPLLPFFMEQVYLKPEWMMEDGIHPTRDAQPFIAEWMAKQLEPLVNHES; translated from the coding sequence ATGATGAACTTCAAGAATGTTTTCTACGTGCGCAGTTTTGCTTGGCGTAGCACTCGCTGGGCTGGTCTTCGCAAACATGTTTTCGTCCTTTTGCTTCTGGGATTATGCAGCGCACGCGCTTTCGCCGCTGACACATTATTAATTCTGGGCGATAGCCTCAGTGCGGGCTATCAGATGCCGGCCGCTAACGCCTGGCCAACGCTGCTGAACACACAGTGGCAAACGCAAAAAAAGGGTATCGCCGTGGTTAACGCCAGCATTAGTGGTGACACCACCGCACAGGGGCTGGTGCGACTTCCTAACCTGCTGAAACAGCATCAGCCACGCTGGGTGTTGATTGAGCTAGGCGGCAATGACGGACTTCGGGGATTTCCGGCACAAAATATCGAGCAGGATCTGGCGAAAATCATCACGCTGGTCAAACAGGCTAACGCTCAACCGCTGCTGATGCAGGTTCGTTTGCCGACCAACTATGGCCGCCGCTACACCGAGTCATTCAGCAATATCTACCCCAAACTGGCAGAGCAGTTTACGCTTCCTCTTCTGCCTTTCTTTATGGAGCAAGTGTATCTTAAACCGGAGTGGATGATGGAAGATGGCATCCATCCAACCCGTGATGCCCAACCGTTTATCGCAGAATGGATGGCGAAGCAGTTGGAGCCCTTAGTTAACCATGAGTCTTGA
- the upp gene encoding uracil phosphoribosyltransferase → MKIVEVKHPLVKHKLGLMRENDISTKRFRELASEVGSLLTYEATADLATEKVTIDGWCGPVEVDQIKGKKITVVPILRAGLGMMEGVLENVPSARISVVGIYRNEETLEPVPYFQKLVSNIEERMALVVDPMLATGGSMIATIDLLKKAGCHSIKVLVLVAAPEGIAALEKAHPDIELYTASIDKGLNEQGYIMPGLGDAGDKIFGTK, encoded by the coding sequence ATGAAGATCGTCGAGGTGAAACACCCACTTGTCAAACACAAACTGGGTTTGATGCGTGAGAACGATATTAGCACTAAGCGCTTTCGCGAACTGGCTTCCGAAGTGGGAAGTTTGTTGACTTACGAAGCGACGGCCGATCTGGCTACCGAAAAAGTCACCATTGATGGCTGGTGCGGTCCGGTTGAAGTCGACCAGATTAAAGGCAAGAAAATTACTGTCGTACCGATTCTGCGTGCAGGGTTGGGGATGATGGAAGGCGTACTGGAGAATGTCCCTAGTGCGCGTATCAGCGTTGTCGGCATCTACCGTAATGAAGAAACGCTGGAACCTGTTCCTTACTTCCAGAAGCTGGTTTCCAATATCGAAGAGCGCATGGCGCTGGTTGTTGACCCAATGTTGGCGACCGGTGGTTCAATGATTGCGACGATCGATCTGCTGAAAAAAGCAGGTTGCCACAGTATTAAGGTACTGGTATTGGTCGCGGCTCCAGAAGGGATTGCCGCATTGGAGAAAGCTCACCCGGATATCGAGCTTTATACCGCATCCATTGATAAAGGTCTCAACGAGCAAGGTTACATCATGCCGGGCCTGGGCGATGCGGGCGATAAAATATTTGGTACGAAATAA
- a CDS encoding TonB-dependent receptor domain-containing protein, with the protein MIVKASRDGGDAKKIKREDITSIRRTNNADVFGNETSLQINNSRNEAGAIDVGIRGLQGNGRVPIVIDGSLQSTNTWRGYQGSSDRTYIDIDLINSIDIEKGVSKGKFSGGAIGGTIRMKTLSAEDIVPAGENLGFLFKASTFNNNRIPNVSSDDGEQLSYTLSNGVKNSHFNNGSTTFGLAYIDMDFDFVFAHSDRAQGNYFAGKGGADKYKKESPISPGQEVVNTSYESHSSLLKTGFNLNPYNRVEFNFRRHEQKAGEVLAAYWYKYKKEDANGHQTERMPQWGLGSALVNTAAANYTYKPDNLFVDMDLGVWWTKGRFEQRNGISDNVHAVNAGQYLHRFSDERAGFNLANTSSLPTTAIDVTYGLEFMTQRIVPRSKRYQPVWQPGGIIQGEELLPAARNSKGVSKSLFVNAEYNGDVISILTGWRGHDFEANDLNEHKKINYSAKNDFFGTLTYHLSRNIDIYTKYSDAYRNPSLFESSSSGQTFSYSPKFPLKSEHAKSLELGVEIKKKNLLVTEDSASLRMAYFNNNIKDYLSQGVNPNKETDTESYIIMKNYDSFKLSGYEIEASYDSKYVFGRIDTTLYNATELCSRHEMTLNELSSPCNSVGFNWSLSPSRIPPKKNLSTSVGIKLFDQRLQLGTRIRYNSGKEYPTSWLQGTAATPVERQYASTTIDLFGKYNVEKNINVYFNIDNLTNRYAFDPGTVIYMPIPGRTFRLGVEAKF; encoded by the coding sequence ATGATTGTTAAAGCTTCCAGGGACGGAGGTGATGCAAAAAAAATAAAACGTGAAGACATAACCAGCATACGAAGAACAAATAACGCTGATGTTTTCGGTAATGAAACATCGTTGCAAATTAATAATTCCAGGAATGAAGCCGGAGCGATAGATGTTGGTATCCGTGGGCTCCAGGGAAACGGGCGCGTTCCTATTGTTATTGATGGTAGCCTTCAATCAACAAATACATGGCGAGGATATCAGGGAAGTTCTGACCGGACTTATATCGATATTGACCTGATAAATTCGATTGATATAGAGAAGGGAGTGTCTAAGGGGAAATTTTCTGGTGGCGCAATAGGCGGCACCATCAGGATGAAAACACTGTCCGCAGAAGATATTGTTCCTGCTGGTGAAAATCTTGGTTTCCTTTTCAAAGCGAGTACTTTTAACAACAATCGTATACCTAATGTTTCTTCCGATGACGGAGAGCAATTAAGCTATACGCTGTCTAATGGTGTAAAAAATAGTCACTTTAATAATGGGTCGACAACCTTTGGTTTAGCCTATATCGATATGGATTTTGATTTTGTGTTTGCCCACAGCGATAGGGCTCAGGGAAATTATTTTGCAGGTAAGGGAGGGGCTGACAAATATAAAAAAGAATCTCCCATTTCACCTGGTCAGGAAGTCGTCAACACCAGTTATGAGAGTCATTCAAGCCTACTCAAAACGGGTTTCAATCTTAATCCCTACAATAGAGTTGAGTTTAATTTCCGGCGGCATGAACAAAAAGCGGGAGAAGTTCTTGCTGCATATTGGTATAAATACAAAAAAGAAGATGCGAATGGTCATCAGACGGAAAGAATGCCTCAATGGGGTTTAGGTTCAGCATTAGTTAATACTGCTGCGGCGAATTATACCTACAAACCAGATAACCTATTCGTTGATATGGATCTGGGGGTATGGTGGACAAAGGGACGTTTTGAACAGCGTAACGGAATCTCCGATAATGTACATGCAGTTAACGCAGGTCAATATTTGCACAGATTCAGCGACGAGAGAGCAGGCTTCAATCTCGCGAATACATCATCGCTACCCACTACAGCTATTGACGTGACTTATGGATTAGAGTTTATGACGCAAAGGATCGTTCCCAGGAGCAAGAGATATCAGCCTGTCTGGCAGCCGGGGGGAATTATTCAAGGAGAGGAACTGCTCCCTGCGGCTCGAAATTCAAAAGGGGTCAGTAAGTCATTGTTCGTTAACGCTGAGTATAACGGCGACGTCATTTCGATATTGACAGGGTGGCGGGGGCATGATTTTGAAGCAAACGATCTTAATGAACATAAAAAAATAAACTATTCGGCCAAAAATGATTTTTTCGGTACGCTAACTTATCACCTGTCACGAAATATTGATATTTACACTAAATACTCTGACGCTTACAGAAATCCCAGTTTATTTGAAAGTTCGTCGTCAGGACAAACCTTCTCCTATAGTCCTAAGTTCCCGCTAAAGTCTGAGCATGCCAAGTCACTAGAGTTAGGTGTGGAAATAAAAAAGAAAAATCTGTTGGTAACAGAAGATTCGGCTTCTCTTCGAATGGCTTATTTCAATAACAATATTAAGGACTACTTATCTCAGGGCGTTAATCCTAACAAGGAAACTGATACGGAGTCCTATATCATTATGAAAAACTATGACAGTTTTAAACTTTCCGGATATGAAATAGAAGCTAGTTACGACTCAAAATATGTATTTGGTCGTATAGATACCACGTTGTATAACGCAACTGAACTCTGTTCAAGACATGAAATGACATTGAACGAACTGTCGTCTCCCTGTAATTCAGTTGGGTTTAACTGGAGTTTGTCACCATCAAGGATTCCGCCGAAAAAGAATCTGTCTACTTCCGTGGGGATCAAGTTGTTTGACCAGCGGCTACAATTAGGAACTCGGATTCGTTATAACTCAGGGAAAGAGTATCCGACAAGTTGGTTGCAAGGCACTGCTGCTACACCTGTTGAAAGACAATACGCCTCTACAACCATTGATTTGTTCGGGAAATATAATGTAGAGAAAAATATCAACGTATATTTTAATATTGATAACTTAACCAATCGCTATGCTTTCGATCCAGGTACGGTTATTTACATGCCTATTCCAGGTAGGACATTTAGGTTAGGCGTAGAAGCTAAATTCTAA
- the ybbP gene encoding putative ABC transporter permease subunit YbbP — translation MIWRWFWREWRSPSLLIVWLALTLAVACVLALGTISDRMEKGLSQQSRDFLAGDRVLRASRPVAETWLLEAQQRGLTLSRQISFMTMTFAGDTPQLAQVKATDQRYPLYGDLQTRPEGLHAEAGTVLVAPRLLALLGLKVGDMLDVGDTSLRISGELIQEPDSGFNPFETAPRILMNLDDVEKTGAIQPGGRITWRYMFSGNEKQISEFSNFIKPQLKPDQRWYGMEDSEGALSQSLKRSQQFLLLSALLTLLLSIAAVAVAMGHYCRSRYDLVAILKTLGAGKQALRRLIIGQWLSVLGLAAVCGSALGLGFEALLMKMLAPVLPAALPASGLWPWVWALGSLVLISLLVGLRPYRLLLATQPLRVLRQDVVANVWPLRYYLPIVLLIVVGLLAVLSGGGGLLWSLLGGVAVLSLLLGVIGWGGLLLLRRLTVKRLALRLAINRLLRQPWSTLSQLAAFSLSFMLLALLLVMRGDLLERWQQQLPPGSPNYFLLNITAEQVPQVRGFLSQNNVMPEQFFPIIRARLTEINQQIATEVIHEDDPGGNTVNRELNLTWMNGIPQHNVLVEGEAPKVGEVSMEAKEAKEMGIKIGDTLTFTGDTQPFSATVTSFRQVDWESLRPNFFFIFPVGALDNQPQSWLTSFRYDGDEKMMTQLNRQFPTVSVLDIGSILRQVGQVLQQVSRALEIMVILVLFCGVLLLLAQIQVGMRQRRQELMVYRTLGAGLRLLRTTLWCEFAVLGLVAGTAAAIGAESALWLLQRKVFNFAWEPNITMWITLPLIAAFLLSLCGGWLGLRLLRGKALFRQFSG, via the coding sequence ATGATCTGGCGGTGGTTCTGGCGCGAATGGCGCTCTCCTTCCTTACTGATTGTCTGGTTGGCGTTAACGCTGGCGGTGGCCTGCGTGCTGGCGCTGGGGACAATCAGCGACCGCATGGAAAAAGGGCTTAGCCAGCAGAGCCGTGATTTTCTGGCGGGAGACCGCGTTCTGCGTGCATCGCGGCCTGTCGCAGAGACCTGGCTTTTGGAGGCGCAGCAGCGCGGGTTGACGCTCAGTCGGCAGATTTCTTTCATGACCATGACGTTTGCGGGCGATACGCCACAACTGGCGCAGGTTAAGGCTACCGACCAGCGCTATCCGCTGTATGGCGATTTGCAGACGCGTCCTGAAGGGCTGCATGCCGAAGCGGGAACGGTGCTGGTCGCGCCGCGCCTGTTGGCGCTACTCGGGCTGAAAGTCGGTGACATGCTGGACGTCGGCGATACCTCGCTACGCATCAGCGGTGAGCTGATTCAGGAACCGGATTCCGGTTTTAACCCGTTCGAAACCGCGCCGCGTATTCTGATGAATCTGGACGATGTCGAGAAAACAGGGGCGATTCAGCCGGGTGGCCGCATTACCTGGCGCTACATGTTTTCCGGCAATGAAAAACAAATTAGTGAGTTCAGTAACTTCATCAAGCCGCAGCTCAAGCCCGATCAGCGCTGGTATGGCATGGAGGATTCTGAAGGTGCGCTGAGCCAGTCGTTAAAGCGGTCGCAGCAGTTCCTGTTGCTGTCGGCTCTGTTGACGCTGCTGTTGTCTATCGCTGCTGTTGCGGTGGCGATGGGGCATTACTGCCGCAGCCGTTATGACTTGGTCGCTATCCTGAAAACGCTGGGCGCAGGCAAACAAGCGCTGAGGCGCTTAATCATCGGCCAATGGCTTTCCGTGCTTGGGCTGGCGGCGGTGTGTGGCAGTGCGCTTGGGCTGGGATTTGAGGCGCTGTTAATGAAAATGCTGGCGCCGGTGCTGCCCGCTGCATTACCGGCATCCGGGCTGTGGCCGTGGGTATGGGCGCTGGGCTCGTTGGTGTTGATTTCGCTACTGGTTGGGCTGCGACCGTATCGACTGCTGCTGGCGACACAACCACTGCGCGTATTGCGTCAGGATGTGGTGGCGAACGTGTGGCCGCTGCGCTATTACCTGCCGATTGTTCTACTTATTGTCGTCGGCCTGCTAGCGGTGTTGTCCGGCGGCGGTGGACTGCTGTGGTCGCTGCTCGGCGGTGTGGCGGTGCTGTCACTACTGCTGGGTGTCATTGGTTGGGGAGGTCTGCTGCTGTTACGGCGTTTGACGGTGAAACGACTGGCGTTGCGTCTGGCGATTAATCGCCTGCTGCGTCAACCGTGGTCAACGCTCAGTCAACTGGCCGCGTTTTCACTTTCCTTCATGCTATTGGCGCTGCTGTTGGTGATGCGCGGTGATTTGTTGGAGCGCTGGCAGCAGCAGTTGCCACCGGGCAGTCCGAACTATTTCCTGCTGAATATCACAGCGGAACAGGTGCCGCAGGTGAGGGGATTCCTCTCTCAGAATAACGTGATGCCAGAGCAGTTCTTCCCGATTATTCGTGCGCGGCTGACGGAGATTAATCAACAGATTGCGACGGAAGTGATCCATGAGGACGATCCGGGCGGCAACACGGTGAACCGTGAACTGAACCTAACCTGGATGAACGGGATCCCGCAACACAATGTACTGGTGGAAGGGGAAGCACCCAAGGTAGGTGAAGTCTCGATGGAAGCGAAAGAAGCCAAAGAGATGGGTATCAAGATTGGCGATACGTTGACCTTTACCGGTGATACGCAGCCGTTTAGCGCCACGGTGACCAGTTTCCGTCAGGTGGATTGGGAAAGCCTGCGTCCGAACTTCTTCTTTATTTTCCCCGTAGGGGCGTTGGATAACCAGCCGCAATCCTGGCTGACCAGCTTCCGCTACGATGGCGACGAGAAGATGATGACGCAGTTAAATCGCCAGTTCCCGACGGTGAGCGTACTGGATATCGGCAGTATTCTACGTCAGGTGGGGCAGGTCTTGCAGCAGGTAAGCCGTGCGCTGGAAATTATGGTCATTCTGGTGTTGTTCTGCGGTGTATTGCTGTTGCTGGCACAGATTCAGGTCGGGATGCGCCAGAGGCGTCAGGAACTGATGGTATACCGCACGCTGGGAGCAGGGTTACGTCTGCTGCGCACCACGCTATGGTGTGAATTTGCTGTTCTGGGTCTGGTGGCGGGAACCGCGGCGGCGATTGGCGCAGAATCGGCTCTGTGGCTGTTGCAGCGTAAGGTCTTTAACTTCGCCTGGGAACCGAATATCACGATGTGGATAACGCTGCCGTTAATCGCGGCGTTCCTCTTGTCGCTCTGCGGCGGCTGGCTGGGGCTACGACTCTTACGCGGTAAAGCACTATTCCGGCAGTTTTCGGGTTAA
- the purM gene encoding phosphoribosylformylglycinamidine cyclo-ligase: MTDKTSLSYKDAGVDIDAGNALVDRIKGVVKQTRRPEVMGGLGGFGALCALPQKYREPILVSGTDGVGTKLRLAMDLKRHDTIGIDLVAMCVNDLVVQGAEPLFFLDYYATGKLDVDTAASVITGIAEGCKQSGCALVGGETAEMPGMYHGEDYDVAGFCVGVVEKSEIIDGSKVQHGDVLVALAASGPHSNGYSLVRKVLEVSKTNPEQFELEGKPLADHLLAPTKIYVKSVLSLIEKVDVHAISHLTGGGFWENIPRVLPEGMQATIDESSWQWPAVFNWLQQAGNVSRHEMYRTFNCGVGMIIALPAEQADEAVALLNSSGENAWKIGVITQTDAGDAVVIN, translated from the coding sequence GTGACCGACAAAACCTCTCTCAGCTATAAAGACGCAGGCGTGGATATCGATGCAGGTAATGCATTGGTAGACCGAATCAAAGGTGTAGTGAAACAGACCCGTCGCCCGGAAGTTATGGGTGGATTGGGTGGTTTCGGTGCCTTGTGCGCCTTACCGCAAAAATACCGCGAACCGATTCTGGTTTCCGGCACTGATGGAGTCGGCACCAAACTGCGCCTGGCAATGGACCTGAAGCGCCACGATACGATTGGTATCGATCTGGTTGCGATGTGCGTGAACGACCTGGTCGTTCAGGGTGCTGAGCCGCTGTTCTTCCTCGATTATTACGCAACGGGTAAGCTGGATGTCGACACCGCTGCCAGCGTGATTACCGGTATCGCGGAAGGCTGTAAGCAATCAGGCTGTGCGCTGGTCGGTGGTGAAACCGCCGAAATGCCGGGCATGTATCACGGTGAAGACTACGATGTTGCTGGCTTCTGCGTCGGTGTCGTAGAAAAATCAGAAATCATTGACGGTAGCAAAGTTCAGCACGGCGATGTTCTCGTTGCCCTCGCGGCAAGCGGCCCGCACTCAAACGGCTATTCTTTGGTGCGCAAAGTGCTTGAAGTCAGCAAAACCAATCCAGAGCAGTTCGAACTGGAAGGCAAACCGCTGGCCGACCACCTGCTGGCACCGACCAAAATCTATGTAAAATCCGTGCTGTCCCTAATTGAGAAAGTGGATGTCCACGCGATTTCTCACCTGACCGGCGGCGGCTTCTGGGAAAATATCCCACGCGTGCTGCCAGAAGGTATGCAGGCAACTATCGACGAATCCAGTTGGCAATGGCCTGCGGTCTTCAACTGGCTGCAACAGGCTGGTAATGTTAGCCGCCACGAAATGTATCGTACTTTCAACTGCGGTGTTGGTATGATCATCGCACTGCCAGCCGAACAGGCAGACGAGGCCGTTGCGTTACTCAACAGCAGCGGCGAAAACGCATGGAAAATCGGCGTCATTACCCAAACCGATGCCGGAGACGCAGTGGTTATTAACTGA